The following are encoded together in the Egibacteraceae bacterium genome:
- a CDS encoding type II toxin-antitoxin system prevent-host-death family antitoxin, with translation MTRSVGVHEAKTNLSGLLRLVSSGEEITITRRGQVVARLVPPRVGGRPEMGFDRDRLRVPDDFDAPLPDDVLDTFTS, from the coding sequence ATGACTAGGTCAGTCGGTGTCCATGAGGCGAAGACCAACCTCAGCGGTTTGCTGCGCCTCGTCAGCAGCGGTGAGGAGATCACGATCACCCGGCGCGGCCAGGTGGTGGCCAGGCTCGTCCCCCCGCGCGTCGGCGGGCGCCCCGAGATGGGGTTCGACCGGGACCGTCTGCGCGTGCCGGACGACTTCGACGCCCCCTTGCCGGACGACGTCCTCGACACCTTCACGTCGTGA
- a CDS encoding XdhC family protein, translating into MDVFDALSRSRARGEQAVLVTVLEVEGDAPSHRGAKLVVGAEGIIAGTLGCSEFDAAGAELAAEAVGQDAPVRRRLTFPHHRQERAIELFAELHRPEPAVLVMGANPVGRAIAELAHVVGRRAVLVAPGGAVSVRGGIEVRADDPGRFLLAAPPGRTDALVVSDHDALWVDEVLRVALASDAFFVGMLGSRRHAPQAVRRLRDAGVPEPHLRRLRSPCGLDIGSRTPGEIALSVVAEIVAAERGRDGSPLGLDWSSDA; encoded by the coding sequence ATGGATGTCTTCGATGCGCTCAGCCGTTCCCGGGCCCGTGGCGAGCAGGCGGTGCTGGTCACCGTCCTGGAGGTCGAGGGGGATGCGCCGAGCCACCGGGGCGCCAAGCTGGTCGTCGGCGCCGAGGGCATCATCGCGGGCACCCTCGGGTGCTCGGAGTTCGACGCGGCGGGTGCGGAGCTGGCCGCCGAGGCCGTGGGGCAGGACGCGCCGGTGCGCCGGCGGCTGACCTTCCCCCACCACCGTCAGGAGCGCGCGATCGAGCTGTTCGCCGAGCTCCACCGCCCTGAGCCGGCGGTCCTCGTCATGGGCGCGAACCCGGTGGGAAGGGCGATCGCCGAGCTGGCGCACGTGGTGGGGCGGCGGGCCGTCCTGGTCGCGCCCGGGGGCGCGGTCTCGGTGCGCGGCGGCATCGAGGTCCGCGCCGACGACCCCGGGCGGTTCCTGCTCGCGGCGCCACCCGGTCGCACCGACGCGCTGGTGGTGAGCGACCACGACGCCCTCTGGGTGGACGAGGTGCTGCGGGTGGCGCTCGCCAGCGACGCGTTCTTCGTGGGGATGCTCGGCAGCCGCCGTCACGCTCCCCAAGCCGTGCGCAGGCTGCGCGACGCCGGCGTGCCCGAGCCGCACCTGCGGCGCCTGCGCTCGCCCTGCGGACTGGACATCGGCAGCCGGACACCGGGTGAGATCGCGCTGTCCGTCGTCGCCGAGATCGTGGCCGCCGAGCGGGGCCGTGACGGCAGCCCGCTGGGTCTTGACTGGTCGTCGGACGCTTGA
- a CDS encoding cell wall-binding repeat-containing protein translates to MRRCLARCLPLAVVAALTLAPVTAPAGALSGTVTGASTTVDEHRIPVFPGLDRRHLSLRLDDGRPAVANVLEFQATDQSLELRPHLGQGRVPGVESVPAMGARLLPDGGVAGINGGFWLSNPVGDPNGFFAVDHLLQSEAQTQGGGPRGTVASLPDGQLIMDRLASNQDVAVGTASPVRLNGVNRYHADTPPAPDGNHASFVYTPAFGATVNVRALRDETATLPVRAFVVAGLAPRPSGSAQGTVSSVQVGEGSATIPAGGAVIVSHGDHATQFSGAAAGSSAVVRVGLQPEHTDGGLWGQIRHGLAAGPLIVRDGERTDPSTWETEGFSPGTHSDVRHPRSAIGRTADGRVLLVTVDGRRPGYSVGMTMHELAHLLRQMGAVDGLALDGGGSTQMVTDGALRNRACCDAALRPVATGLFVHHAYDFDASDRLAGASRAGTAAAIARESHPNGAQEVFLATQATFADALAGGPLAVRRNAPLLLTEQGDLPQETLLALAALRPTSVTLLGGSNAIGAGVQSRLASSYQVRRVAGRDRYATAAAIAEELGAGHPRAFLVVGGAFPDALSASGPAGMLGMPILLTSSDALPTSTLTALEEAGTTEVVVAGGAAAVGEGVVDELRREGYLVTRVFGPSRYATAARVNEWAQPQIPELDDSGLVVALGERFPDALAGGPLAAKRRQLLMIVPGTDVHRDPHASAFLADRAGRGLARVTLLGGHAALSSFQHWQLDQLAR, encoded by the coding sequence GTGCGTCGCTGTCTTGCCCGCTGCCTGCCGCTTGCCGTGGTGGCCGCCCTCACCCTGGCGCCCGTCACCGCGCCGGCGGGTGCCCTGTCGGGGACGGTCACGGGCGCCTCCACGACCGTGGACGAGCACCGCATCCCGGTGTTCCCCGGACTGGACCGCCGGCACCTCTCCCTGCGGCTGGACGACGGCCGGCCCGCCGTCGCGAACGTCCTGGAGTTCCAGGCCACCGACCAGTCCCTGGAGCTGCGCCCGCACCTGGGGCAGGGGAGGGTCCCGGGTGTGGAGAGCGTGCCGGCGATGGGCGCCCGGCTGCTGCCCGATGGCGGCGTGGCCGGCATCAACGGCGGGTTCTGGCTGTCCAACCCGGTCGGGGACCCCAACGGCTTCTTCGCCGTGGACCACCTGCTGCAGTCTGAGGCCCAGACCCAGGGCGGCGGGCCGCGCGGGACGGTGGCCAGCCTCCCCGACGGCCAGCTGATCATGGACCGGCTGGCCTCGAACCAGGACGTGGCCGTGGGCACCGCCTCCCCGGTCCGTCTGAACGGCGTCAACCGCTACCACGCCGATACGCCGCCCGCCCCCGACGGCAACCACGCCAGCTTCGTGTACACGCCGGCGTTCGGGGCGACCGTGAACGTGCGGGCGCTCCGCGACGAGACCGCCACCCTGCCGGTGCGCGCGTTCGTGGTCGCCGGGCTCGCGCCCCGCCCGAGCGGCTCGGCCCAGGGCACGGTCAGCTCGGTCCAGGTCGGGGAGGGCAGCGCCACGATCCCGGCGGGGGGCGCGGTGATCGTGTCCCACGGCGACCACGCGACGCAGTTCTCCGGCGCGGCCGCCGGCAGCAGCGCGGTCGTCCGGGTGGGCCTGCAGCCCGAGCACACCGACGGCGGGCTCTGGGGCCAGATCCGCCACGGGCTGGCGGCGGGTCCGTTGATCGTCCGCGACGGCGAGCGCACGGACCCGAGCACCTGGGAGACGGAGGGCTTCTCCCCCGGCACGCACTCCGACGTGCGCCATCCCCGGTCGGCGATCGGGCGGACCGCGGACGGCCGCGTGCTGCTCGTCACCGTGGACGGGCGCCGACCCGGCTACTCGGTCGGCATGACCATGCACGAGCTGGCGCACCTCCTGCGCCAGATGGGCGCGGTCGACGGCCTGGCCCTGGACGGGGGCGGGTCGACGCAGATGGTCACCGACGGCGCGCTGCGCAACCGGGCGTGCTGTGACGCGGCGCTGCGTCCGGTCGCCACGGGGCTGTTCGTGCACCACGCCTACGACTTCGACGCCTCGGATCGGCTTGCCGGCGCCTCCCGCGCCGGCACGGCCGCGGCCATCGCCCGGGAGTCGCATCCCAACGGTGCCCAAGAGGTCTTCCTGGCCACCCAGGCCACCTTCGCCGACGCGCTCGCCGGCGGACCGCTGGCGGTCCGGCGGAACGCGCCGCTGCTGCTGACCGAACAGGGCGACCTGCCCCAGGAGACCCTGCTCGCGCTGGCGGCGCTGCGTCCCACCAGCGTGACGCTGCTCGGCGGCAGTAACGCCATCGGCGCCGGGGTCCAGTCCCGCCTGGCGAGCAGCTACCAGGTACGCCGGGTTGCCGGGCGCGACCGGTACGCCACCGCAGCGGCCATCGCCGAGGAGCTGGGGGCGGGCCACCCCCGGGCGTTTCTGGTGGTCGGCGGGGCGTTCCCCGACGCGCTGTCCGCCTCCGGACCCGCCGGGATGCTCGGGATGCCCATCCTGCTGACCAGCTCGGACGCTCTGCCGACCTCGACGCTCACGGCCTTGGAGGAGGCCGGCACGACCGAGGTCGTGGTGGCCGGTGGGGCGGCGGCCGTCGGCGAGGGCGTGGTGGACGAGCTGCGCCGGGAGGGCTACCTGGTCACCCGCGTCTTCGGCCCGTCCCGGTACGCCACGGCCGCGCGGGTGAACGAGTGGGCACAGCCGCAGATCCCCGAGCTCGACGACAGCGGGCTGGTGGTCGCGCTCGGCGAGCGCTTCCCCGACGCCCTGGCCGGTGGGCCGCTCGCCGCCAAGCGCCGCCAGCTGCTCATGATCGTGCCGGGCACCGACGTCCACCGTGATCCCCACGCCAGCGCCTTCCTGGCCGACCGGGCGGGGCGCGGGCTCGCCCGCGTGACGCTGCTCGGCGGCCACGCGGCCCTGAGCTCCTTCCAGCACTGGCAGCTTGACCAGCTCGCCCGCTGA
- a CDS encoding metal ABC transporter substrate-binding protein: MRRFLAPLLVTLLLAAACGATPAGEQTPEAAREQAPGPGLLVLTTVDPITDLARQVLGDRGEVRSLVAAGDSHTFEPTPQDAIAMSEADLFLGNGLGLNDAAVALAETNLPEGAPIVTLADLALAADDIILGDGGHTHGGDTNTHTHDDGDAAPNPHVWMDVTHAMAYVGHIADALADVDPEGAETYRVNAAAYTAELAALDAAILEATATIPQDSRVLVSYHDSWTYYAPRYGLEHIDAIQPSDYAEPSAAEVRAIVDEINAQGVPAVFGAREFPSDVLGTIAAETGATYIGDLSDDTFPGEPGDPAHSYIGMMLENARAITEGLGGDASPLDAVVPTG, encoded by the coding sequence ATGCGCCGCTTCCTCGCTCCGCTGCTCGTGACGCTGCTACTGGCTGCGGCCTGCGGTGCGACCCCCGCGGGCGAGCAGACCCCCGAGGCCGCACGCGAGCAGGCCCCGGGGCCGGGCCTGTTAGTGCTGACGACCGTCGACCCGATCACCGACCTGGCGCGGCAGGTCTTGGGCGACCGCGGGGAGGTGCGCTCCCTGGTCGCCGCGGGCGACTCCCACACGTTCGAGCCGACGCCACAGGACGCCATCGCCATGAGCGAGGCGGACCTGTTCCTCGGCAACGGCCTGGGCCTCAACGACGCTGCTGTGGCGCTGGCGGAGACGAACCTGCCCGAGGGCGCCCCGATCGTGACGCTGGCAGACCTGGCTCTCGCCGCCGACGACATCATCCTCGGGGATGGGGGCCACACCCACGGCGGCGACACCAACACCCATACCCACGACGACGGCGATGCGGCGCCGAACCCCCACGTCTGGATGGACGTCACGCATGCCATGGCCTACGTCGGCCACATCGCCGACGCGCTGGCAGACGTCGACCCCGAGGGCGCGGAGACCTACCGGGTCAACGCCGCGGCCTACACCGCCGAGCTCGCGGCGCTCGACGCGGCCATCCTGGAGGCCACGGCCACGATCCCCCAGGACAGCCGCGTCCTCGTGAGCTACCACGACTCCTGGACGTACTACGCGCCGCGCTACGGCCTGGAGCACATCGACGCGATCCAGCCCTCCGACTACGCCGAGCCGTCCGCCGCGGAGGTCCGCGCCATCGTCGACGAGATCAACGCCCAGGGCGTGCCCGCCGTGTTCGGCGCGCGCGAGTTCCCGAGCGACGTGCTCGGCACGATCGCCGCCGAGACCGGGGCGACCTACATCGGCGACCTGTCCGACGACACGTTCCCCGGCGAACCCGGCGACCCCGCCCACAGCTACATCGGCATGATGCTGGAGAACGCGCGCGCCATCACCGAGGGTCTCGGCGGCGATGCGTCACCCCTGGACGCCGTTGTCCCGACCGGATAA
- a CDS encoding DUF3467 domain-containing protein — MSDPESGGQGEGQQGGNQQINVKVDDAKKHGVYANFLVVSHSPHEFTLDFCQVVPGGQDGKVQADVISRVKVAPTMVGKIIRALNTNMTNYEDKFGMVKDVG; from the coding sequence ATGAGCGATCCCGAGAGCGGCGGCCAGGGCGAGGGCCAGCAGGGTGGCAACCAGCAGATCAACGTGAAGGTCGACGACGCCAAGAAGCACGGCGTCTACGCCAACTTCCTCGTCGTCAGCCACTCCCCCCACGAGTTCACCCTCGACTTCTGCCAGGTGGTGCCGGGCGGCCAGGACGGCAAGGTGCAGGCCGACGTGATCAGCCGGGTCAAAGTGGCGCCCACGATGGTCGGCAAGATCATCCGGGCCCTCAACACCAACATGACCAACTACGAGGACAAGTTCGGCATGGTGAAGGACGTCGGCTGA
- a CDS encoding NAD(P)/FAD-dependent oxidoreductase translates to MSDTAPAPVTSGGDETIEVDLLIIGAGPAGLYGSYYAGFRGLTTAIMDSLPEPGGQVAAMYPEKLIFDIGGFPSIKGQDFIDNCVEQASQFKPTYVLGHRAEELERHDDETMTVTSHRGARVHARAILITGGIGTFTPKPLPAAEDFDGDGLVYFVPKLDVMEGKDVLIVGGGDSAFDWALNLQGIAASVTLAHRRDRFRAHEHTVQQVMDSEARVLTFTEVAKIHGVDEVTAVEVFNNKTDERETLKVQAIVAALGFKADIGPLKRWGLDQDKRSLLVDTDMATNLPRIFAAGDITDYPGKVKLISVGFGEAATAVNNAAIAIDPDAKLFPGHSSNM, encoded by the coding sequence GTGAGCGACACGGCCCCTGCCCCGGTGACCAGCGGGGGTGACGAGACGATCGAGGTCGACCTGCTGATCATCGGCGCCGGGCCGGCGGGCCTGTACGGCTCCTACTACGCGGGCTTCCGCGGCCTGACGACCGCCATCATGGACTCGCTGCCCGAGCCCGGTGGGCAGGTCGCGGCCATGTACCCCGAGAAGCTGATCTTCGACATCGGTGGGTTCCCGTCCATCAAGGGCCAGGACTTCATCGACAACTGCGTGGAGCAGGCCAGCCAGTTCAAACCCACCTACGTGCTCGGCCACCGCGCGGAGGAGCTGGAGCGCCACGACGACGAGACCATGACGGTCACCAGCCACAGGGGCGCGCGGGTGCACGCCAGAGCGATCCTCATCACGGGGGGGATCGGCACCTTCACCCCGAAGCCGCTGCCCGCGGCCGAGGACTTCGACGGGGACGGCCTGGTCTACTTCGTCCCCAAGCTCGATGTGATGGAGGGCAAGGACGTCCTGATCGTCGGGGGCGGCGACAGCGCGTTCGACTGGGCGCTGAACCTGCAGGGCATCGCCGCCAGCGTGACGCTGGCCCACCGGCGCGATCGGTTCCGGGCCCACGAGCACACCGTGCAGCAGGTCATGGACTCCGAGGCGCGGGTGCTGACGTTCACCGAAGTCGCCAAGATCCACGGGGTCGACGAGGTCACCGCCGTCGAGGTCTTCAACAACAAGACCGACGAGCGCGAGACCTTGAAGGTCCAGGCCATCGTCGCCGCGCTGGGCTTCAAGGCCGACATCGGCCCGCTGAAGCGCTGGGGGCTGGACCAGGACAAGCGCTCGCTGCTGGTCGACACGGACATGGCGACGAACCTGCCGCGCATCTTCGCCGCAGGCGATATCACGGACTATCCGGGCAAGGTCAAGCTCATCTCGGTGGGCTTCGGGGAGGCGGCGACCGCGGTCAACAACGCCGCCATCGCCATCGACCCTGACGCCAAGCTCTTTCCCGGACACTCCTCCAACATGTAG
- a CDS encoding trehalose-6-phosphate synthase, which produces MGVGGAERDRPAGRRRAPPSAFRRGRGRVPPAVAPARCRVAVRCLLQRGRQPPALVHPARAVGVPGRAHGCGVARAVGRGLPAGQHRCGVGRGRPPPPPAAQYDGQAEVLLQDYHLCTAGQAVRERLPGVQLLHYMHTPWVDPDALRRLPDRMVEEVVRGLLAADVIGFSSPVWAAAFRRCAASVLGATIDGDAVRLDDRRTQVTDFVLGVDEADLASSATSAPVAAAGADLDAQADGRRMLLRVDRTDLSKNILRGLRAYELLLERHPEHRGRVWHYAHLNPSRQGVDAYRDYLGSCREVAARIRERFGDEALTLFVGDDYPRAVAALQRFDVLFANPVIDGTNLVAKEGPVLNTRDGVVVLSRTAGAASVLAGGALLVNPYDVDGQAEALHAALTMESAERARRAETLRTAARLGAPDQWLNAQRHTLRAAAARRR; this is translated from the coding sequence GTGGGTGTCGGTGGCGCTGAGCGAGACCGACCGGCGGGTCGCCGCCGCGCACCCCCAAGCGCCTTTCGACGTGGACGCGGACGGGTCCCACCTGCGGTTGCGCCTGCTCGATGTCGGGTCGCGGTTCGATGCCTACTACAACGAGGTCGCCAACCGCCTGCTCTGGTTCACCCTGCACGAGCTGTGGGCGTCCCCGGTCGAGCCCACGGCTGTGGGGTGGCCCGTGCAGTGGGACGAGGGCTACCTGCCGGTCAACACCGCTGTGGCGTCGGCCGTGGGCGGCCCCCCCCCCCCCCCGCGGCCCAGTACGACGGACAGGCCGAGGTGCTCCTGCAGGACTACCACCTGTGCACCGCAGGACAGGCGGTGCGCGAGCGACTGCCGGGGGTGCAACTGCTGCACTACATGCACACCCCGTGGGTCGACCCCGACGCCCTGCGCCGCCTGCCCGACCGCATGGTCGAGGAGGTCGTGCGGGGCCTGCTGGCCGCCGACGTCATCGGGTTCTCCTCGCCGGTGTGGGCAGCCGCGTTCCGGCGGTGCGCGGCAAGCGTGCTCGGTGCGACCATCGACGGGGATGCCGTCCGGCTCGACGATCGCCGCACCCAGGTCACCGACTTCGTGCTCGGCGTGGACGAGGCCGACCTGGCCTCGTCGGCGACGTCGGCGCCGGTCGCGGCGGCCGGCGCGGACCTCGACGCGCAAGCCGACGGACGGCGGATGCTGCTGCGCGTCGACCGTACCGACCTGTCCAAGAACATCCTGCGGGGGCTGCGCGCCTACGAGCTGCTCCTCGAACGCCACCCCGAGCACCGCGGGCGCGTCTGGCACTACGCCCACCTCAACCCCTCCCGCCAGGGCGTCGACGCCTACCGGGACTACCTCGGGTCCTGCCGGGAGGTGGCGGCGCGCATCCGGGAGCGCTTCGGGGACGAAGCCCTCACCCTGTTCGTGGGTGACGACTACCCGCGAGCCGTCGCGGCCCTGCAGCGCTTCGACGTCCTGTTCGCCAACCCGGTGATCGACGGCACGAACCTCGTCGCCAAGGAAGGCCCCGTGCTGAACACCCGAGACGGTGTCGTGGTCCTGTCCCGCACTGCCGGGGCCGCTTCGGTCCTGGCCGGCGGTGCCCTGCTCGTGAACCCCTACGACGTCGACGGTCAGGCCGAGGCCCTCCACGCGGCGCTGACCATGGAGTCCGCCGAGCGCGCCAGGCGCGCCGAGACCCTGCGGACCGCGGCCCGGCTCGGCGCCCCCGACCAGTGGCTCAACGCCCAGCGCCACACCCTCCGGGCGGCCGCGGCGCGTCGCCGGTAA
- a CDS encoding phosphatase PAP2 family protein — protein sequence MAARVHRGGRRRGRPLTAGFLALAVGLALAACDGDEEAGAERVAEPTAGQWDTWVLDSAEDIAVPPPPEDGSPEAEAELAEIAQLAEDPPAAVLAAIERWGSEVPGAPWTEMMLEILSERSKQVPRSTRNYALVHVAMYDAVLAAWHWKYVYNRPAPDVDGVQRRADPGPDPSYPSEHAAVAGAASRVIAHLYPDRPAPRLDMLAEEAGQSRVVAGAATRSDVGVGLELGRQVAEGVIARAQTDGSDVEWDGTRPEGIGGGPEFWEPPPGRVVLPDDPLAATWDTWVLPSTDMFRPPPPPAYGSPEFVEAAEELVEIKENLTPEQLSIAMFWEGDEGTPLPGGIVIREALKDIRAADLTTPRSARGLALLTMALDDAALAAWDAKFAYWGSRPENAIRDLGLDPEWRADWPTPRFPAYPSGSAGYGGAAESVLSYLLPDRAEDFRERAEEQAISRLYAGIHWRYDNVSLDAGRQVGQLVVERAKADGADR from the coding sequence ATGGCTGCGCGCGTACACCGGGGAGGCCGTCGACGAGGCCGCCCGCTGACCGCCGGCTTCCTCGCGCTGGCGGTCGGCCTGGCCCTGGCGGCCTGCGACGGGGACGAGGAGGCCGGGGCCGAGCGGGTCGCCGAGCCCACCGCCGGCCAGTGGGACACCTGGGTGCTCGACTCAGCCGAGGACATCGCGGTCCCCCCACCGCCCGAGGACGGCTCCCCTGAAGCGGAGGCCGAGCTCGCCGAGATCGCCCAGCTGGCCGAGGACCCCCCCGCGGCGGTGCTCGCCGCGATCGAGCGGTGGGGATCCGAGGTCCCCGGCGCACCGTGGACCGAGATGATGCTGGAGATCCTCTCCGAGCGTTCCAAGCAGGTGCCGCGGTCCACGCGCAACTACGCGCTGGTGCACGTGGCGATGTACGACGCGGTCCTGGCGGCGTGGCACTGGAAGTACGTCTACAACCGCCCCGCCCCCGACGTGGACGGCGTGCAGCGGCGGGCCGACCCGGGCCCCGACCCCTCCTACCCCTCCGAGCACGCCGCGGTCGCTGGCGCCGCCTCGAGGGTGATCGCCCACCTCTACCCCGACCGGCCCGCGCCGCGCCTGGACATGCTGGCCGAGGAGGCCGGCCAGTCACGCGTCGTCGCCGGGGCAGCGACCCGCAGCGACGTCGGCGTCGGCCTGGAGCTCGGGCGGCAGGTGGCCGAGGGGGTCATCGCCAGGGCGCAGACCGACGGGTCCGACGTGGAGTGGGACGGCACGCGCCCCGAGGGCATCGGCGGGGGCCCGGAGTTCTGGGAGCCCCCACCAGGCCGGGTGGTCCTGCCCGACGACCCGCTGGCGGCGACCTGGGACACCTGGGTGCTGCCCTCAACCGACATGTTCCGCCCGCCGCCACCACCGGCATACGGCAGCCCGGAGTTCGTCGAGGCCGCCGAGGAGCTGGTCGAGATCAAGGAGAACCTCACGCCCGAGCAGCTGTCGATCGCCATGTTCTGGGAGGGCGACGAGGGCACCCCTCTGCCCGGGGGGATCGTCATCCGCGAGGCACTGAAGGACATCCGTGCCGCCGACCTCACCACCCCGCGCAGCGCCCGGGGACTGGCGCTGCTGACCATGGCGCTGGACGACGCGGCCCTGGCGGCCTGGGACGCCAAGTTCGCCTACTGGGGCTCCCGCCCGGAGAACGCCATCCGCGACCTCGGACTGGACCCGGAGTGGCGGGCCGACTGGCCGACACCCCGCTTCCCCGCCTACCCGTCGGGCAGCGCTGGGTACGGCGGCGCCGCCGAGTCCGTGCTGTCCTACCTGCTGCCCGACCGCGCCGAGGACTTCCGCGAGCGGGCCGAGGAACAGGCGATCTCCCGCCTCTACGCCGGCATCCACTGGCGCTACGACAACGTCAGCCTGGATGCCGGCCGGCAGGTCGGCCAGCTCGTGGTCGAGCGCGCCAAGGCCGACGGTGCCGACCGATAG
- a CDS encoding type II toxin-antitoxin system VapC family toxin produces the protein MRLLLDTHAFLWAVACPERLGEHEQLVAEPSTTRLLSSASSWEIAIKHALGKLPLPAEPAEYVPMAMRRLLVGGLPVEHSHALAVAGLPAHHRDPFDRLLVAQAQQLGLAILSADPALGRYDVEVLVP, from the coding sequence GTGAGGCTGCTGCTGGACACCCATGCCTTCCTCTGGGCCGTCGCCTGCCCTGAGCGGCTCGGCGAGCACGAGCAGCTCGTCGCAGAGCCATCGACGACGCGCCTCCTCTCGTCCGCCTCGTCCTGGGAGATCGCCATCAAGCACGCCCTCGGCAAGCTGCCGCTGCCGGCTGAACCAGCGGAGTACGTGCCCATGGCGATGCGCCGGCTCCTCGTCGGGGGCCTGCCCGTCGAGCACTCGCATGCCCTGGCCGTGGCCGGGCTCCCCGCACACCATCGCGATCCCTTCGATCGGCTCCTCGTCGCGCAGGCCCAGCAGCTCGGGCTGGCCATCCTCAGTGCCGATCCAGCCCTCGGCCGCTACGACGTCGAGGTGCTGGTCCCCTGA